The following is a genomic window from Solanum stenotomum isolate F172 chromosome 4, ASM1918654v1, whole genome shotgun sequence.
TTATacattatttatacaatatcaatattatttatatatatatatggatacATTACATATACACATAACcaatttgtttaaaaataatttttatcacTGTACTTATTGATAATTAATCGATTAATGATCTTGTGATTGAAATACCAAAAGATAAGtgactttttttatataaacaaataactttgcactaatttatttttaatatatagttgAATGAGTATTCAAGAAATCAATTCCATAaaatggcttatgaaaaatagCTGGAGAGTATTTCTTTTTTCCCAAAAGCTGAGAATAAATCGTATGAATATCCTAATTTGGATCCTATTCCAAACAAATGTAAAGACATAAATATAATCATGCATGAAAAAATGTCGACATCTTTGCATGTTTTTTATGTCAAAAACTTGTCTATGTGGCATGCCAACTAAGCGTCCACGTAGATTAAACACACTTCCTGTAATGAACTCATATTATATTCAAATGGATAATTGGAATTACACGTACAATTATAAGAGTTCATCATTCTCAAACTAGTAACCAATGCTTCCAAAGGAAGAAGCagaaataaaaaggaagaatggGGGGAGGTTCCAAGATTAACCTAAGAAACTAAGAAATAAGAGACAAGTTCATAGCATAACCCTAATTGAGTATTTCCctcttatatatataagaatctTCTTAGGATTCCAAATGTAATTTGACATCTTCTCACATAGGTCCTCCAGCTAAGCTAAGTTATATTCATAACACTTCCACGTGCCATGTACACACTAAATTTGTTTTTGGCTCATTCAAGATAGAGAGATTTTATTCCCACCAAAATATATGGAGAATATGTAACCTTTTGACACTCATTATTATGTATACAAATTAAATACTATATATGACATGTAAAGTTAATTTTGGAGCCAAGCATATGGCTTTGCACATTCTTCATGGCAAAGCCACACTTCCTAACGTGCCTAAATGAGTGCACACTTGGCTCTTTCCTATATATAAGCATTTTGTTACCTTACCTTTCATAACATTAATCCTCACATCTTATCAAAAGAGGTACAAGTATACATCTAATATATATCTAGCTCATATTTAAGATTTCTCTAAGTAATTATAGAATGTCTGGAATTTTCACAATTATTGGGTTCGAGAAGATCAGAAGGTCGTGTTTGGATGGAGATGATGATGGTGATTATGACTATGCTCCAGCAGCATGTTTAGAGAGAGATGGTGATGATGATGGAGATTATGACTATGCTCCTGCAGCATCCTTGGAAGGAGACGACGATGATCAAGATTATGACTATGTTCCTGCAGCATCGTTAGAAGGAGATGACGATGGAGATTATGATTATGCTCCGGCTGCATGAAATAAATCCATTTTAAGGTTTTTGTTAGAGAAAAGTTTAGAATAGACACAATATTTTTGGTCAAACTAGCTTATTGTTGTCTAATTCAAATATAAGGAAGTTTAGTTGGAAGAATTAAGAACCTTGGTTTTAATAATCCTAGTccttaatagaaaaaaaagaaaaagaaaaaaagaggacATATGTAGGTTTATATATTACTATGTTGTTAGGGACTCTGATCAAGATCAATAgcttattaaatatattttttttatacaatatataattaacttatgGAAAGCAGTGACATAAATTGTAGTCAAACTTGATAATAAGTTATACAATATCTAATTAACTTATGGAAAGCAGTGACATAAATTATAGTCAAACTTGATGATAAGATTGTACTCCCTCGTtttaatttaagtattttacttttaatgGATACGTatctagttttaaaaaaataaaaatacattgaAAAATtgtaagcaaaaaataaaataaaataaaaactctaACTCATTTAAACAAAAAACTAATTATCTGACAcgtaaaatttctttatttcttaccAAAGgcccaaatatttctttatatgctAATTTATCTgctaaaaatgataaattcttTGAACAAAAATGCTTAAATAAGCAGGGAGGGTATATATGGAATTAAAGCACAATCTGGAATGATTTTTCACTTCCAAAATACATCCTTCACAAAAAAATACtatcaataattgataattgtaAATAAATTGTTATGAATGTGCCGTGGGGCATCTTAGCAGCAAAACAGATCCAAAATTTAAAGTGTGTGGATTGCTACtataatcttaaattaatttatcattataattaagttcacaatcaaatatttataaaatttgaatggAATTTTTAATATCTATTGGGTTCCACGTACCCAATGAGCTGGATCATATCCGACCTTGCTTAGAAGCTCATTTAGTTGACTATATAAAATTTCACCTTAtgataaaaatttgatttcaatCTCCTTACCCTGccccaaattttattttaagaaaaaaaaataactctttGAATATCCCGATTTAGATCCAATTCCAACTAATGTAAAAATGTAATTGTCATCATGCATGaaagggtatatatatatatagtcaaccTCTTTAAGTTGAATACTCATGCACACACGAAAATGTTGATATCTTTGTATGCTTTTGTAGTCAAAGGACTTATCGACTTTGTTCTCCAGGTGGACGTACCTCTGTCTATGTGGCATGTGGAGTCagaattttttattaaagggatattaaaatataaaaatatacatacaCGTATAAAAAATTAGGAAGTCCACAcacgcatatatatatatgcataaaacTTACATTTTAACCTAACTAAATAATGTTAGTGGTTTTTCAGCAAAGGAATGTAACTCTACTTATGTGGCATGCCAACTAAGCATCCACGTAGATTAAACACACCTCCACGTGCCATGCACACACACAATTTTGTTTTGGCTCATTCAAGATATAGAGAGAATTTACTCCCACCAAGATATAGGGAGAATATGTACCCTTTTAGCACTCATTATATACAAGCACAATGACATGTAAAGTTGAATTTGTAGTCAAGCATATGTCTCTACACATTCTTCAACTAACATTACACACTTCCTAACGTGCCCAAATGAGTGCACACTTGGATCTTTCCTATATATAAGCATTTTGTAATTACTTAACCTATCATACCATTAATCTTCACATCTTTTATATCAAAAGAGGTAAAAGTATACACATCCCATATCTAGctcataattcaatatttcACTAAGTAATAAGATGTCTAGCATTTTCAAGATTATTGGGTTCGAGAAGAGAAGGTCGTGTTTGGATGGAGACGATGATGgtgattatgattatgctcCAGCAGCATGTTTGGAGAGAGATGGCGATGATGATGGAGATTATGACTATATATGCTCCTGCAGCATCCTTAGAAGGAGACGACGATGATCGAGATTATGACTATGCTCATGCAGCATCATTAGAAGGAGATGACGATGGAGATTATGATTATGCTCCGGCTGCATGAAATAAATTCATTATAAGGTTTTTGTTAGAGACAAGTTTAGAATAGACACAACATTTTTGGTCAAACTAACTTATTGTTGtctaattcaaaaatataaggAAGTTTTAGATAGTAACAAGGAATTAAGAACCTTGGTTTTAATAATAGCagtcctttttttaaaaaaaaaaaaaaagaggaaatatgtAGGATTAATAATACATGGCTGAGGTCTCTGTTGGTAGGGACTCTAATCAAGATCATAAGCTTAGTTGATGTAttgtttataattaaattaaagtgttTTACTTTGAATGGATACAAgttcaattaagaaaataaaaagtacttctaaattttgtgaatttaaagtaaagatgagttggcatgtctttttggctaaaatatGCGGGTTAATGGAGAAAGGAAACTTTAAGCAATTTTTATAACTTTAAGGGCAATATGGACCGATAGTACAACATTAATGACATATATTAATCGAAGTATAGTATAAAAAAGGACAATATTAAACGTTTTTTAATAATAGAGAAGTACGTAAATAcaatcattttttctaaaatttattgTGAATGATTAAGGGTGTCAAATGAATCGtttgaattgaatttgaattgatcaaaataaattaaattaatagaaaaattaatcattaatcTGTCCAAAGAATGCTTCACCTGAATTTGGATCGAAACGAGCTAAACAATGCATTATAGTTCAATCCACCCAAATCttattatatctttttcttataatttatttaattaccTAGTTAATTAATTCATTCAAACTTGTCCATAGATTAAGTGAATCAtaattttcaattatatatGATGCACAAAAAGGAATTAATGTCGACATTTTTCACAATATCTCTAGTGAAAAGGACATGGAACATATTCATCTAGGTGGCATGCCAACTCAGCATCCACATAGATAATATAGTCATAATACACACTTCCACGTGTCATGCAAACGTTTCCACGTGGCCTAAGAAACTTTGTTTGGCTCATTTACTTAAATTCTTTTGGCACGTTCGATAAGATAAGAGATTTCAATATTATGTTTgaataaaatgaaatgtttaAAAATTGTGATTGAACAAAATCTATAAATTGCttggttatttaattaatatcagaataaatttatacctcaaatttgatattatttattttacctgaaaaatgaaataaatttatccaCAAATTAAACGACCCCTTATAACTTTCCTTTCAATACCTTTCAAAGGAGGAATTTGCATGTGGCGAAGAGACAATGTTATGAAAGTAAACCCAACAACAATGATGCCTATAATGATTtttggcataatatataaacgtaCTTTTTAATTTGACTTAATTAACTAACATTTACGTCCTTCAACTTTGAAGGTGCACAagttgtataaaattgaacaaatttacAAACTTATACGTTCTATgtggcatcctacatgacaattcaTGTTCTACGGCGTTTATTTGGTGTAGCTCTTAGTTTTAAGATATTTACTCTTGATTGATCTGATTCTATAAAATGTTCTTTATTATATTAACGATGTTTATAACTTAAACTTATACATTGTAAGtgtaaaatatgaattttattttcaaaccaTATTATGTCCCACCCATAAAGTTAGAAAGAGAGTAAATATATTCTATCTCCACAACTACTATGGAGAATAAGCTTTAACactcatcatatatatatatataaacatgtaAAGTAAATTTTGGATGTGGCAACTCCAAAAGTAACTTAAATTAAGCCAACTTATGGTTGTGCACATTCCTCATGTAACACAACACACTTTCTAATGTGTCAAAATGAGTCCACACTTGTCTCTTTCCTTAATATAACCATATGGTTTCCTCACCTGTTCACACCACAAAAacattaattcttcattttccatatcAAAGAGATCATACATACAAAATCCAATATCTCATATTTCTATAGTCCAAGAAGAATAAATATATAGAATGTCTAGCATTTTTAAGATTATTGGGTTTCAGAAGAAAAGGTCGTGTTTAGATGGAGATGATGATGGAGACTATGATTATGCTCCTCCAGCATGCTTAGAAGGAGGTGGTGACAAAGATGATGAAGATTATGACTATGCTCCTACAGCATCCTTAGAAGGAAATGACAATGATCGAGATTATGATTATGCTCCTGCAACATCCGTGGAAGGAGATGGCAATGATGGAGATTACAATTATGCTCCAGCCGCATGATTTAGTGGTAATTAATGGTAGATTTAGAGTAAACGTGGGATTGATTATTGTtgcatgaaattaaaattataatttattgacTCTAGTTATGATGTATATTAGGGATATCAAAAATGAGTCAAACACTATGTAACCCGCCcaaaattttaagggttgggctcaagataatttgaattggacTTAATCTCAGTCCATTCAAGCCTTAACCaattttaagagaatcctcaattaagcccaatttaatctccaatttcaacccattttaaaattctttatttgcattgatgtaaTGTATGTTCTTATATTGAAGGTATGAAACTATGAATTACTGTCTCTTTTAtatctttgagaatttatctatCCAATCATAACTTCTTTATATAAATTTCTTGAgttcaaattcaaattgtggttataaagttaaataataatatgttaaaattattgagattaagtaGGTCATGACCCAATCCGATTTCTATTTGAGCTCAActcatttgagcccaaagtaaacttgggcaGGTCAAGACTCAACTCAATTTCTATTACAATCCATTTTAATATGTCCAATTTCAATTCAACCCGCCCATTTCACACCTCAAATGTATATCGTCCGGTTCTTAATATTATGATGGGACTTGGGAGAATACATAAAGACCCCTTAAATTAGTCAGGCACTTAAAATTTACGAGGGTCCTAACTCCTAATAGTACCCATGAACAATTTCTAAGTGCTATATATAAAAGGTAAAACAACCTAACTACCACATTGTACATGTACTATTACACAAAGCAAAGACATCTAGTCACCTTAcaaaatttcttatttcaatttgttcCCTACAACTATATAAACATAACATTTCATGACTAAGATTCCTATCCTAATTTCATACATGTACTCACTACTACTATGTAACATAAACTCAACATTCACCCTCTAGCAATAGAACATCACATTCTTCACCTTCTCTTTCAATGCTGGAAGTGGTCGGACGTTGACAGAACCGTTCGTTGCACGTGTGCTACGCATTGAACCATTGTCACGTGAGTCAGGTTCCACGTAGAAACGTGCTCTATAGGCCGCCAAATGAGCATAATATGCAGGAGGAACTGCAAAAGTTGTGAGAATGATATGGTTATTATCAAGTTTAGCTAACACTTGTATCCAAACACGTAACTACTTTTACTTAAAACGCTTCTCAGCTAAGCCAAATGTGCTCATGATGTATACAAAGTCTATTTTACAATGAAATGTTTGAATACTATAGTGATCTAAATAAAGCAGAGTAGATGTAGATGATATATATCGCGAATGAACCTTATAAAATGATCAACACTGATGCAAACATAACGAACATAAGCTTATCATGAAACCTAAGTTTCGTAATTGTCTTAGGAGAGAGTATATGAGAAATGTACCTACTGAAACAGAACGAGTGCATCGAGCATATCTGCAATAAATCAAACGATCACTAGGAATTGAATTTTCCGAAAACAAGTATAGAAACAAATTATGAATGCTTACGTATAACAAAGGTTGTTTGTCAAAGACTGCATTTCATCCGCGGAGAAATTATTTTCATCCCAGAGAACGTGATAATGTGCAGGACGACTAGTTCCCTGGACATCCAACATTGTGTTAGTTAACTCTTGttggagtttttttttcaaattaaaaactTGTATAAGCATTTCACCTGAATTCCAGCATGACTGCATAAGTAAAAATCGAATTCAGTTGGATGACATATTTTTGTATCCACCACAGTACCTGAAAAAAAACACgaaaatgaagttaaaaggGGTAAAAAGGACAGCATATATTGATTAACAAGGTTGTTATACTCCGtctgttccattttatgtggcataCTTTCCTTTTAAGTCTGTTAAATGTGTCATGGCATGTTTAACGCTACAAGTTCTTGAAGCCTTTTTGGTTTTTCAAACTCTGTGTCCAATCAAACAAACGTCATATAACATAACACGGAGGGAGTAACATATTAAATGAGGTCTCTCAATCCTCTTTCTTGATGTAAGATGTTTCGATAACTTTAAGATCAATACTCAATGTAAGAAGAGCAAAAAGCGTTACCAGGTAGGATGTTTCCACTCCTGTCAGTGTGATTTCTGTCGTTGTGGTTATTTGGCAAAAGACGTGTGTGGTGACGTTTTTGAACGACTATGAAGGTTACCGGAGGTTGGTAACCTGGTTCAAGTGATGCACAAGCCTGTGTACCGGGAAGAATGAGTGAACTTACACAAGCACACAATCGAAAACAATATACGAATGGTGACAATATTTGCATACATACCTTACGAATTGCATCGAGTTCATAAAGTAGAACCTGATAAAATTGCCCGTCACTTACACCATCCCTGCATAAAATTGAAAGACAACGAAATATACAACAATCAAGCAGAGGGGCGGTTCAATACTATTGGTGGACTAAAGCCAAATTTTAATAAGAGGCCTCATCATCCGTTTGTGATCATGAAAATGATCACATGATATAATACCTGTAGAATATTATTCTCAGTGGTTTCTGTCCTGTGGCTTTCTTGAACGCCAATAGAAGTTCTCTGGAAAAGCGTGGAAAACAAACATGTCAGTACATTTTTGTGTAAAATGAATGTTACAATGACGAAAAAATATGCACCTAATCATCCCTCCAGACATTGTTCCTCGTTGAGGATCTTGCCAAGTCCGGTAAAGATCTTGAATGAGTTCTTGTCTATGAGGTTGAGCACATACTAAACCGGCGTATTTAGTAACTTCTGGCCAATCTTGTGATGCTACAACCTGAATCAAGAAAATCGTATATCCAAtataaacatttcaaaaaaggtTCAAACGTTCATATATGATAAACAAATTTCTTGAGTTGATTTCTCATATGGTCAttcaactaatagttattatctcagAAAGTCCACTATTCTTcgtgatttcaattttttgcaaCAAAGAACGTGACTTTCTAAGATAATAACTATTTGAGTGATCGATCATCTGAGAAATCAACTCACGATTTCTTTATGCTTACAGCAGCAATCGATGGGCTACAGTCTTCTCCTGATTCCGGATGAGTCACATCAGCACCAAATATAATCGTTGGGATATCACTAACGAGAGGAATTTTCCATCTCAAAGCATCTAAAAGTACAGTGTTCCTTCCTCCCATCTATCAACACAATGATTAACCATAAGAAAAAGTTCCGCGCAACACATACTATGGAAGTTAAATTGGATTATAATCATCTCAGCACGTCGAATTTCTACATACCTTCACATTTATTTTCAGTGATACATTTGACAGATATTGCTTGCTGATTTTTAACACATGCTTTGTAAGACAACACTGAGAAATCATACCCAAATCCGTCTCACAAATTTTCTTCAGAGTACCTAAAGATTGATTGACGATCAACGTGTTACTCAAACAACATCCATTCATATATAAACAACTCATATTCCTGATATATCAAGCATAATTTTGTTCAAGTAATATACACCGTCAGTGTAAACAATTGTTTACATCATCAGGTTATCTTTACCTGTTGTAGCAGATAACTTATCAtattttcaagatttcaaaTACCATAATTCAAGGAGACTTACCTATAGATATCATTTGGATGACCTGATGACAGTGTACAAAAAGGGACTTATAGGAGTAATATCTTTCGGGACTAATAGCCTTTAGAGAGAAAATCACAACAATCTAGATACTATGTTCACGAACGTAATCAATATTGTCGAAGTTTCAACAAAGGTTAGCACATACCATACAAAGAACCATTGTTGTCAGGTAGAATGGCAATTAGTAACTCCAATTCTTTTCCTCCAAGTTTGTTAGCAGCAGCATTGTATACATAATTCAATGCCTTCTTTGCCTGATCTGGTCTTGCATAATAAACCGGTATCACAGGCTCACAATTAAATTCCTGAGATGAAGTATCAATAATTAAAACCATTTAGAGTACGCATGGACTGAGACAATTAGTTtaatgttgctcggactctccaaaaaggCTGTCGCACTTGTGTCACATCATCCAAAAATGAACTACTTTTCGACGAGTATTTATGAAGGGTCTAAACAACATGTGGGAAACACTAACCATTCCAGAGACTTGGCACATTTGGGCAAGCTGATGACAAAAGCCACGGGCTGCATTTTCTTGGACGTTACACGAAAAGTTGATGCAAGCCCAGTGGTTTACAGTACTTCCGTTAATTACTTTCTGTATGATGAAGGCAAGCAATGTTCGATTAGTATCATTCTTCGAATGCTAATATAAAATCGAAAGATGTTATATGTACCTTATTTAACATGTTCCACTGGCCTAGATGTGGATGACATTCCTTTTCCTTCCCTGCATCATGGTACTTTAACTAACAAagacaagaaaacaaataaataaatatgttagtaGTTTTGAAAAGGAGTCGTGTGAGTAAAGATATATCAATCATTACCCACGGAGCTGGGAGAACTCGAGCTTCCACTGATGCAAGCTTATCGTCAATATTGATGCCAAACTCCTTTGCAATTGGATCTTGCTTGTATCCGTTCTGGCGAATGGTCTGGACATAGACACCATTTAGTTCATTACCATAAAACCTCTCTGTCTTTGTTACTAAAAAGCAATTGCATTCCAAAAATTGTCTtaaatgtgtgtgtgtgtatgctTATTACTGCCTCCGTTTCAATCTGTTTtttagttttgacttgacacagagtttaagaaagtagaAAAGTTTAAACATGCCCCGTGGAAAGTTAGAATTACAGAGTTGCCAAACATAGGAAAGAGACGTTTCTTTTTTTGAACGGACTAAAAAGGagagtaagacaaacaaattgaaacggagggagtatgtttTCATGACAATAGATCAACAAACCTGCAAAATGTCCATTTCTTGTTCTCGTGGTCTTTGGCATGACGATTTCAACAGTGAAGTTATCTGCTTCTCATCCAACCTTTTGGTGTATCTCTGTCCCTCGAGTATCTTACAAGCCTATTACAACAATCATTATTCGGAAAAACTTTTCACTTGAGATAAAAGTGAGTTGAATCATGAAGTAGTTCACGCAATGTTTACCTCCATCGGTAAGTAATTCACTTTCTTTTGGCTTCCCACGAGAAGACAAGGTAGATGAGGATACTGAATGGTGAATCCATACACCTCCTGGAAATACTCGATGACTGATTTCATGTTCTTCTCCTCATCGACAGGAAAACTGTAACGATCATAAGAAAGTAAGCAGTAAGAGCCACGgaaatgcaaaaataaagatagaaatGAAGCTATGTGAAACTACAAGTACATTAGCTCCCTTGTTGGTTGTGATGTCAATCCAGAAATTCGGTATTTCCTTCGAATATTTCCCCTATGTGTCACTTCAACTTTAACACCTCGAAGAGCTTTTTTAACCTGATTAAGGCACAAACGATCGATCATCATTTACTCTAAAGGAATAGAATTTGGCAAATAAGCTTTTTTTAGACTCTAAACATATGATGTTTTTAAGAAAGTTAAAAGGAACAATTCATTTGATTCATTAGTATATTATGTACCTTTATTCGATCTGCATCGGACAATGGCCTTGAGCTTACATCTTTTCCCAAAACTTGAGCAACAAATTCAACAACCGGGAGTGGTTCGATGAATGCTGTTGTTGACATATCTGTTTTGataaatacaagatattaaatTAGTAATCAGACATCCATACCATCAAATGAAGTTGAAGAAATTCAACGAGTTTACGATTGCCCTACCAATATTGAGAGACAATCCCATCTGAGTAGGTTTTATGCTCTGGTAGAAACCCCTCCAAGACTGTAAACCATTACCTAGTGTCTGTGGCTTTTTAATATTCGGAGAATAGAAAAATCTCCCAACGGATATGTACCTAAACGAACACGAGGACAACTAAATAACGGTGGATATAGTTGCAATACTATACCATGGCAATGAGAGAGCGAAAAATGAAATGCACCTTTGAGAAGCAAGTTCCCTTAGCACAATATCGATGATTTTAAGTGCTTGTGGAGGATTATCAACGTGTTTCCCTGAAAGAAGTTCGCGTAACTGAAGCATGTTGGCTTGTGAGATGAACTTGATCGTGACAGCAAATTCACGCTCCCTGGAAACGATTATCAAGAATGTCAGTTCTCATTCGTATGaactatgttgctcagactctttaAAAATGCCTCCACGTGCATGTCcttcaaaagtagtgtatttttagAGGATCTGATATGAACGTGGAGGCATcagagagtccgagcaacataggttaaTGCTATACTAATCAAACATAAAGTGAGCAtaaaggaaaaacaagacaaaATAGGTACTTTGTGATTCCTATCCATTCATCATCATCACCAAGAGTTATAGTGAACTCTTTCGAGTTAAAAGGGAGCAACCCTGCAGTGTAAAGCGTTCTTCTTCCATCAAAAACCGGAATTCTTTTTCCCAAGTCCGCGTCTTTATGAAGTTTAACCAACTCAGCCATTATAGCCTTGTTCAATCTTGTACACTTAACTTCAGGAGTAATTCTTACCTGCATTCAAAATCATGCTAAATTTCAAGCCATTGCGAAAACATTactaacatatataaaatttagtCACACCAAGAAGTAAGTTAACGTCTTACGCTATACTGGCTTAAGTTCCTTTCTGATAATTCAGCAATGAAATGGTTAGCTTTAACCAAACACTTGGTACCTAATTGTCCATATCCCGGCCTACGAGGGAACACAAGACTTCTTTCGGATGATGACGAAGCAGAACAAGCAGGGGAAACCTCAGAGTTATTACTCATATCCTGCATTTTTTCGACTAATATTCCTTTCCCTTTCCTCCTACCTCTTCTCTTCCCTGCATTATTATTTCTCTTGACTTCTTCCATTCTACTACGCTCTCCACTACTATGGGATTGCGCGTTCTCATTCAACGACTCTTGTAAAGGAGTTCTTGAAACCATATGCTTTTGCTCAAAGTCTAATTTCATTTGCCATTGAGGCATGTTTGTTGCCTATCCTTCACATGACAAATAGAATGAAAAACATCAGCTAGTTTTATAAAGTATTTTCggataataacaacaacaacatgcttTCACGAGTTACACACCTCAACTATCACCATCTACGTATTAAAACACACTTCAGCTATTCGACGTGTGTGTTTTAATACATAGATGGTGTCCTGGTGATAGTTCAGGTAAAGAAAACTCGTGAAAAAACAATAGTTCAGATGTGTTTTTGACTGTTAACTCTAAAAAGAATCGGAATTCAGGAGGATAGGGATGAAGGCAAAATTTGTGTAATAAGACAATGTATAGATAATAAAAGTATGTGATGAAA
Proteins encoded in this region:
- the LOC125862640 gene encoding protein argonaute PNH1-like, whose translation is MPQWQMKLDFEQKHMVSRTPLQESLNENAQSHSSGERSRMEEVKRNNNAGKRRGRRKGKGILVEKMQDMSNNSEVSPACSASSSSERSLVFPRRPGYGQLGTKCLVKANHFIAELSERNLSQYSVRITPEVKCTRLNKAIMAELVKLHKDADLGKRIPVFDGRRTLYTAGLLPFNSKEFTITLGDDDEWIGITKEREFAVTIKFISQANMLQLRELLSGKHVDNPPQALKIIDIVLRELASQRYISVGRFFYSPNIKKPQTLGNGLQSWRGFYQSIKPTQMGLSLNIDMSTTAFIEPLPVVEFVAQVLGKDVSSRPLSDADRIKVKKALRGVKVEVTHRGNIRRKYRISGLTSQPTRELIFPVDEEKNMKSVIEYFQEVYGFTIQYPHLPCLLVGSQKKVNYLPMEACKILEGQRYTKRLDEKQITSLLKSSCQRPREQEMDILQTIRQNGYKQDPIAKEFGINIDDKLASVEARVLPAPWLKYHDAGKEKECHPHLGQWNMLNKKVINGSTVNHWACINFSCNVQENAARGFCHQLAQMCQVSGMEFNCEPVIPVYYARPDQAKKALNYVYNAAANKLGGKELELLIAILPDNNGSLYGTLKKICETDLGMISQCCLTKHVLKISKQYLSNVSLKINVKMGGRNTVLLDALRWKIPLVSDIPTIIFGADVTHPESGEDCSPSIAAVVASQDWPEVTKYAGLVCAQPHRQELIQDLYRTWQDPQRGTMSGGMIRELLLAFKKATGQKPLRIIFYRDGVSDGQFYQVLLYELDAIRKACASLEPGYQPPVTFIVVQKRHHTRLLPNNHNDRNHTDRSGNILPGTVVDTKICHPTEFDFYLCSHAGIQGTSRPAHYHVLWDENNFSADEMQSLTNNLCYTYARCTRSVSVVPPAYYAHLAAYRARFYVEPDSRDNGSMRSTRATNGSVNVRPLPALKEKVKNVMFYC